TAGCATATTGTTCCATGGAGCTAAGGTCCAAAATATGGAATAAAAAGTATTTCCACGACTCTACCACCCGGCCAATCCTGTTCCACTTAATCCCTTTTTCATGGCCACATATCTTTACGGCTAAGGAATGGGAAATCTTTCTCCTGTTACATGAATCAAATGTTTCATTTCATCCGGGAAAAGCCATCCCCTTCTCAACACTGTCTTTGTCATTTGATACAATAGCGTTCCCTTAGATAGGAAGAGATTTGATAAATACTGATAACTCTCGGATAGAATATTAGAACGGAAAGATCCATTAGATAATGAACTCTTGCTTCTAAGCCATTTCTGGCGATGAATCAACAATTCGCAGTACTTTTCTTGCCTATTCCCGATGAACCAGCGTGTATACATAGATGTAGGAGAATCCGTTTGGGAAGTAATAAGCACCTTTGACATCTCTTCATATGCAAAGAATTCTCGACGTGAAAACACAGAGACAAAGGACTGATCTTTGAATAGGAAAAAGAATGGATCTGCAGGGTCCCAAATGAATTGGCTTATTCGAAAAAAGCCTTGTTCTTTGGAAAATCTATCTGGTGTCCGGTACTGCATGGTTCCCCTCTGCAAGAACTCCTCCTCATGCTCTTGAAGCTCATCCTCTTCATGATAAATGCTCCGCTTGCCCCGAAATGATCCGGCCCGATAGGGAAATCCCAATTCAGTGGGCCTTTCAATACAATCAAATAGATTGGTCCAAGGGCGCCATATTCTAGGAGCCCAAACTATGTGATCGAATAAATCCTCCTCCATTTGTTGCGGGTCGATGTCCTCTTCCTCTTCTTCAAACTCCGATTCGTATTTTTCATAGTTTTGAATCATATCTAACTGATTCCTTGGTTCGGACCGAAGAAGTAATGTCACTCGATTATTATCAAACTGACTGCAATCTTTTTCTGTCCGTGAGGATCCCAACAGAGCGCCTTCTAGTTCTAATAGGCCATGAACTAGATCAGAATCATTCTCAGTGAATCTATAAGAAGCGATCCAATTATTTTCATCAGGTCCGGGTGAAGACCAAAGATCTTGAGCGACCAATCCGGCAGAACAATTCAAAAGATAAAGAAGTATCGTTAATTTCTTCATGCTCGTTCCAAGTTCGAAGTACCATTTGTACAAATAAGAATCCCCTTCTTTACATGATTTCTTCTTCATATAGATAGATATAGGATCTACGGGGCAATTACTTAGAAGTACATTTTGTGCAACAGCCCTTCCTATCTGATAGAAAAGGATCCCATGATCCTGAACCGATATTACCTGGGATCGCAAATCCCAAGTTTGTCTATGAAGAGCTGATCTAATTGTATTAGTTTCTATAATTGATTTCTTCTGTGTAATACTAATGGATAGGGCCTCATTGATAAGTGCTGCAAGATCTCGTGCATTGGAACCCATGGTTATGGACCCGAATCCGTTAGTATGGAACATTTTCTTTTCCAAGTGAAACCCTTTAGTATATGAAAGAATGAAAAAGTGCTTTCGTTGTTGTTGAATAAGAAGCCTTCGTATCTTAATGCATGTATTTAATTTATTCGGAGCTATTAGAGCGGGATCCACTTTTTGGGGAATATGAGTCGAACCAATAACAAGAATATTTCTAGTGGAATATCTTTCACAATCTCTGGAGAGATAGTTCTGTAATAGACCGAAGGATCTGTAATTCACATACAGATCATGAATGTTTGGAATCCATATTATGCAAGGAGACATTGCTCTTGCTAATGCGAATCGAAAGGTGATATCGATATAAAATCCGTATATACTCGGCGGCATATCCATAGTTAGCACATTCGTCATATCTAGCAGCTCCGTATCAAGATCAAGGTCATCATCAATATCGTCACTATCATCAATATCGATATCGTCACGATAATCACTATCGTCACTATCACTATCATCAATAAAAAAACCTTCAGGCTTGTAATACGAATACGGAAAGTTGTTCGGAAATATCGTAATGAAAGGAACATGGGAGTTTGTCGCTAGGTATTTGACCAAATAGGATCGTCCAGTTCCTATAGAACCTATCACTAAAATACCCCTAGAAGGGGATAGGGCTAAACGGAGCGAGAAGGGTTTTCCATGAGATGGGAAATGAAAACTATTAGCCCCACACGGGGTTTGTAAATAAGTGATTGTCTGATAATGAGCAAGGAATATCCGTCTTTCTGCTAAACAGGATCTATTGAACTCATAATTCATTAGATACTTTTTATGAATGTCAACTAAGTATCGTAAGTAAATTGATCCCGGTTGTTCAATCATTTGATAACCAGAGTCATTCTTTGATAAATGATCACTATGAGTCAGACTCAATAGAATTTGATCAATCCTTTTTTCTTTTTCGGTCGTTAAGGTGGAGAACTGAACCAAGAATTCTCTTTCTTCATCATCAACCAAATCACTGTTCGCGACCCAGGATTCTATTTTCTCATCAATCCAATCACCGTTCACCCCTTTTCTTTTTCTTATCAATGAATAGATCTCTTTACTTGTACGACTTAGATGTCTCGTATTTCTCGAAAAAGCGATTCGATTGATGGGATTTTGTATGATACTTCTGAGATCGATATTCAAATATTTCTTCTTAGAACGTATTGATTTGACCCCATAAGCGGAACCACCAACCAATAGCATGTTGCCACCAGAAGCAGAAACCCGTATTTCTTCCAGAAAATCTCCTAATTGTTCCAGAGCAACTAGAAAGAGATTCTTTAACCAGAAAGAATTCAGTTCAGATTCAGATGTAGGATACCTATCCAAAAGTTTTCGCAACTCAATCATGTATGATGGAATCATCAAAGATTTGATCTTTTCTAACTCTGTCTGTAACTCACTAGAGGCTCGGGAAACAAAGAAAAGATGTATGCGAACGAGATATCCAGCAACAAGAAGAAGGAAAAGGATTGAATAGAGGAACTCCCGAGCATTTGTTAATCTCAGATGTGTCCATATCAATGGAACGGGTGACTCATTATTTCGATGAATCGTTTCTTCGGACAGAAGGAGATTCTGGAAACACTTACTCGAAATCTCACTTATCAGACTCGAAATCTTACTTTTCAGAGTCAGAGTCCATTGTGGAAGAATCTTCTGAGGAATTGGCCATGATATATCTGATACATGCATAATATCTCTCAAAACGGATACAAATTTGTGCCTGCTACTTAGTATCCTTAGTATCGGCAATGGTTCTGAAAAAATCTCTAAAAGGGTGGTGAAATTTAGATATTTCCACCCTGTCGAAGTAAGGAACCATGGCATATATGTTTGGAAGAGATTCCATTTTGAGAGATTGAAAAGAGCACTATCTCGTTGAAAGGTTCTATACATCTGCCCTTTCTCAACGCATTTCTTTAGAGAAAGACTCCGTTTTTTTTTCCTCTTTCCAGATGGGAAATCCTTCTCAGAACATGGAGTGTGAATCAAATCCATGTTTGAATTGAAACTGAGATACTCATGCAAGTTCTTCCCTTCTGAATCAGATAGATTCATATCTGAAAGAGGCTGACAATAAGTTCTTTCAAAATTAACTATTTGTTCCTCTGTTAGAGGTGTTGTAGAAATGTCTGCGATCGAGTAAATAGCTCTACGAACGAATGGCTCGGATCGAATTGGAAAATGGAAAAATTTGTACAAGTTATACCTTTCGTCACCACTTTGTGTAAAATCGTTAAGTATAAATATGTCAGATACCTGTGACTCGATTGGCAAAATAGTCTCTCTCTCCCCAAAAATATGTTTTTTTTTACCGACGCACGAAGAAAATATTTTGTTGCGAATGAACAAGATAGTGAGGAATTGTCCATATGTAGGATCATAATTATTGATACGGGTCTTTTCCACATAAAAAGGGAATCTTTTGTTACAATAGAACCAGAAGCGATTTGGATCATTCAAGAATCGAAGTGGATTTGCTTTATAAAAAGAAGATATCAATGAACTTCTATGAAATGGTTTCACGGGATTCAGCCAATTGTCTCGATCATGGAATATCATTGATAAATAGGAATCCGTGTTATCAAAGGATTTCCTGCGATTATTTCTAGTATGGAATGAGTCAATCACCCACTTTGGTATCTTTTTGAAGCAAAATGGTAATCTTGTTCCTCCATTGATCAAGGATTTCGGTCTTTTGGAAGTATCATGATCATCCAATAAGAAGGGTTTCAATTTATTCAAATGAACGATTTGAACACCTATTGATTCTAACAACTGATTGCGGAGTTGATCATTCGGACCTTTCAATTCATAGATGTGGATTTCGGACCTATGAATGGGGGTATTCCCGATACTCACAAAGAAAAGGGGAAGTGACTTGGACAAAAAGAGAAGTGACTTGGACAAAAAGAAACGAAGTGACTTAGACAAAAAGAAACGAAGTGACTTAGACAAATCTTGTTTGTCTATAACCTCGGACCAATCAATCGAATATTGATTAATACGTAACCGATCGAACACTACTTGAAAATGGTTCTTCTGTTCAGAAAGGAAATGTTCCTGGAAATTCTTGCTCCCATTGGACCAT
This genomic stretch from Zingiber officinale chloroplast, complete genome harbors:
- the ycf2 gene encoding hypothetical chloroplast RF21, which encodes MKRHQFKSWIVELREILREIKNSHYFLDSWIKFNSVGSFTHIFFHQERFMKLFDPRIWSILLSRDSQGSTSNRYFMIKGVVLLVVAVLISRINNRKMVERKNLYLMGLLPIPMNSIGPGNETLEESFWSSNINRLIVSLLYLPKGKKLSESCFMDPQENTWVLPINQKCIMPESNRSSRWWRWGKRIGKKRDSSCKISNETVAGIEISFKEKDSKYLEFLFLSYTDDPIRKDHDWELFDCLSSRKKRNIINLNSGQLFEILGKDLISYLMSAFREKRPIEGEGFFKQQGAKATIQSNDIEHVSHLFSRNKWGISLQNCAQFHMWQFRQDLFVSWGKNEHESDFLRNVSRENLIWLDNVWLDRFFSKVRNVLSNIQYDSTRSRSIFVQVRDSSQLKGSSDQSIDHFDSIRNEDSEYPTLIDQTEIQQLKERSILWDPSFLQTERTEIESDQFPKCLFGSSSMSRLFTEREKQMNNHLLPEEIEEFLGNPTRSIRSFFSDRWSELHLGSNPIERSTRDQKFLKKKQDVSFVPSRRAENKEMVDIFKIITYLQNTVSIHPISFLNKNPFFDLFHLFHDRNKRGYTLHHDFESEERFQEMADLFTLSITEPDLVYHRRFAFSIDSYGLDQKKFLNQVFNSRDESKKKSLLVLPPLFYEENESFYRRIRKKSARIYCGNDLEDPKRKTAVFASNNIMEAVNQYRLIRNLIQIYGYIRNVSNRFFLMNRSDHNFEYGIQRDQIGNDTLNHITIMKYTINQHLSNLKKSQKKWFDPLISRTGRSMNRDPDVYRYKWSNGSKNFQEHFLSEQKNHFQVVFDRLRINQYSIDWSEVIDKQDLSKSLRFFLSKSLRFFLSKSLLFLSKSLPLFFVSIGNTPIHRSEIHIYELKGPNDQLRNQLLESIGVQIVHLNKLKPFLLDDHDTSKRPKSLINGGTRLPFCFKKIPKWVIDSFHTRNNRRKSFDNTDSYLSMIFHDRDNWLNPVKPFHRSSLISSFYKANPLRFLNDPNRFWFYCNKRFPFYVEKTRINNYDPTYGQFLTILFIRNKIFSSCVGKKKHIFGERETILPIESQVSDIFILNDFTQSGDERYNLYKFFHFPIRSEPFVRRAIYSIADISTTPLTEEQIVNFERTYCQPLSDMNLSDSEGKNLHEYLSFNSNMDLIHTPCSEKDFPSGKRKKKRSLSLKKCVEKGQMYRTFQRDSALFNLSKWNLFQTYMPWFLTSTGWKYLNFTTLLEIFSEPLPILRILSSRHKFVSVLRDIMHVSDISWPIPQKILPQWTLTLKSKISSLISEISSKCFQNLLLSEETIHRNNESPVPLIWTHLRLTNAREFLYSILFLLLVAGYLVRIHLFFVSRASSELQTELEKIKSLMIPSYMIELRKLLDRYPTSESELNSFWLKNLFLVALEQLGDFLEEIRVSASGGNMLLVGGSAYGVKSIRSKKKYLNIDLRSIIQNPINRIAFSRNTRHLSRTSKEIYSLIRKRKGVNGDWIDEKIESWVANSDLVDDEEREFLVQFSTLTTEKEKRIDQILLSLTHSDHLSKNDSGYQMIEQPGSIYLRYLVDIHKKYLMNYEFNRSCLAERRIFLAHYQTITYLQTPCGANSFHFPSHGKPFSLRLALSPSRGILVIGSIGTGRSYLVKYLATNSHVPFITIFPNNFPYSYYKPEGFFIDDSDSDDSDYRDDIDIDDSDDIDDDLDLDTELLDMTNVLTMDMPPSIYGFYIDITFRFALARAMSPCIIWIPNIHDLYVNYRSFGLLQNYLSRDCERYSTRNILVIGSTHIPQKVDPALIAPNKLNTCIKIRRLLIQQQRKHFFILSYTKGFHLEKKMFHTNGFGSITMGSNARDLAALINEALSISITQKKSIIETNTIRSALHRQTWDLRSQVISVQDHGILFYQIGRAVAQNVLLSNCPVDPISIYMKKKSCKEGDSYLYKWYFELGTSMKKLTILLYLLNCSAGLVAQDLWSSPGPDENNWIASYRFTENDSDLVHGLLELEGALLGSSRTEKDCSQFDNNRVTLLLRSEPRNQLDMIQNYEKYESEFEEEEEDIDPQQMEEDLFDHIVWAPRIWRPWTNLFDCIERPTELGFPYRAGSFRGKRSIYHEEDELQEHEEEFLQRGTMQYRTPDRFSKEQGFFRISQFIWDPADPFFFLFKDQSFVSVFSRREFFAYEEMSKVLITSQTDSPTSMYTRWFIGNRQEKYCELLIHRQKWLRSKSSLSNGSFRSNILSESYQYLSNLFLSKGTLLYQMTKTVLRRGWLFPDEMKHLIHVTGERFPIP